A section of the Triticum dicoccoides isolate Atlit2015 ecotype Zavitan chromosome 7A, WEW_v2.0, whole genome shotgun sequence genome encodes:
- the LOC119333238 gene encoding histone H3.2-like, producing MARTKQTARKSTGGKAPRKQLATKAARKSAPATGGVKKPHRFRPGTVALREIRKYQKSTELLIRKLPFQRLVREIALDFKTDLRFQSSTVSALQEAAEAYLVGLFEDTNLCAIHAKRVTIMPKDIQLARRIRGERA from the exons ATGGCCCGCACGAAGCAGACGGCGCGCAAGTCCACCGGTGGCAAGGCTCCGCGGAAGCAGCTGGCGACCAAGGCGGCGCGGAAGTCGGCCCCGGCCACCGGCGGCGTGAAGAAGCCCCACCGCTTCCGCCCGGGGACCGTCGCGCTGCGCGAGATCCGCAAGTACCAGAAGAGCACGGAGCTGCTCATCCGCAAGCTCCCCTTCCAGCGCCTCGTCCGGGAGATCGCGCTGGACTTCAAGACGGACCTCCGCTTCCAGAGCTCCACCGTGTCGGCGCTGCAGGAGGCCGCCGAGGCGTACCTCGTCGGTCTGTTCGAGGACACCAACCTCTGCG caatccacgccaagcgcgtcaccatcatgcccaaggacatccagCTCGCCCGCCGCATCCGCGGGGAGCGCGCTTAG